The nucleotide window GGTGATCGCCAGCGCTTCGACGATGCTCAACAGCGATTGCTCATGCCATTGGTTCGGGCGGTTGGTCGCGGCGCAATCCACCAGGTCCTGGGTACAGGAACTGCCTTCGATGTTCAGGCTGATCTGCCGCCCGTCATAACTGATCGGGGCCTTGAACACATACCCGGTCAGCACCAGATCCTGGCCGATGTGCACTTCACAGGCGTCACCGGGCTGGATCCGTTTGTCCACGGTCTGCCCCGGCCATTGCCAGGTGATATTGAGTTTAAAGGTGCGGAACTGGCGCTCCAGATCCGCAGTGATTTCCACGCTTTTCCAGCCGCCGTATTCCAGGCCGCCGACGGTCAGGGTGACCCGGTTATCCATGTCGTTCATGGCTCACTCCCCGGAGACTTTCACATCGTTCGGCGGCAGGAACAACGGATGGGCAACACCGTTGCGCTGAGTCACTTCCGTGACCCGCGTGGCATCGGCAAATTGCCGATAGGCCACGACGACGGCAGGCAAACTCTCCTGAAAGGATTTACTGACCAGCCGCACGCCGGATGACGCCACCGCCTTGAGGTGCGCATTCAACGCCTGCTTCACATCATTGATGGCCTGGTAGTGCGAGGGATTGGCCTTGTTCAATGCCAGTTGGAGCGCTTCGTTCAACTCCTTTTGCAACAACTGCAAATCGTCGGTGACCGGCACTTCCTGACGGGTGACCGGCTGCAGCGTCTGATGATCCAGCGACGGCCGCGAGACCAGTTTCACCGGTGTCGACGCCACTGGCATCGAGGCGACCCATTGCGCCACTTTGACCAGCAACGTGTCCTGCACCAGATCGGCCATGGCTTGCGCCGCGGCCGTGGTGTCCTTGCCGGTGGTGAGCTTCGGCGCATCGGCCTTGCGGATGGCTTCGAGCTGCTGGGACACGTCGGCAATCACGCCACGATAGCCCTCCTTCGCGAAGTCCTTGAGCGATTTGATATCGCCGAGCAATCCCTTGAATTCCGCCGCCACTTCCTTGGGCAATTCCTTGACCGCCTTGACCAGCTCGGTGATCTGCCGGTACTGCTCGATCAACGGTTTGAGCTGTTCCTTGATGACGTCATACACCCCGGTCAGGCTGTTGCGCAGATTGGCGATGCCGATTCGCGCGGCCTTGATCAGGGTCATGGCCTGTTCGAACCGCGCCACTGCCGAGCCCAGCAAGGTGTCGGCCTTGGCCAGCAGCACCTTCTGCGTGCTGACCGTGGCCGTCGGAAACGGCAGCGGTTCATCGGGGTAAAACTTCAGCGCAAAGGTCACCAGCCCGCCGTCCTGGCGGGTGTGGGTCATGTCGCATTCGCCAACCTTGACTTGTAGCCGCCCCAGCCACGGGTGCACCAGTTCGCCGCTGCCCGCCTCCAGCGCCTTGAGCAGCTTGTCGCGCTGCTCCAGGCAATCGGGACCGACGATGAACGCCGTCAGATCGTGGGTCTTCGCCTGCTGGCCAAGGCCCTCGAAAAACGGCAGGTCCCGCTGCGGGTACTCGTGCAACTGGCCCTTTTTACCGACCGGGGTTTTCGCCTGATCGACCCAGAAACCGACACCGCGAAAAGATGCCGGCAACAAACGGTCACGCCAGTTCATTGGAACCTCCCATAGACAGCGAGCGATAGCCGATGCGCGAATTGAGCGACAGCCCCGGTTGATTGGTTTGCGGTTGATCGGTGCGCAGGCCGGCCGGCGCGTTTTCGAAGCGCACGGTCAGGCCGCCTTCGAGTTGCGTGCGGTTGTTGGCGGCGCTTTGCTGGATCAGGGTGTTGGAGTTTTGGGTCAGAGAACCGGGCTGCATCGACGACTTGAGCGGCAAACTGCCGGGAGTCGCCAACGCGTTTGAGGGTTGCTCGGTAGCGGCATTAATGAACGCCGCCGCCGGCGCAAACTCACCCTTGCCATCGGCATTGGTTTTCTTTTGCACCTCGGTGAAGTCTTCGACCTTCCCGGTAATTTTGGCGATAAAGCCACCAACGCTGCCGCCCAGCATCTCCTGGATCGGCGCCAGAATGGCCCGGAGCTGTTCCGCTTTTTCACTGAAAAACTGAACCACAGATGCCCATGTTTCGCTCAGTGCGTCCAAGGGCGACCAAGTGAACAGGCCGCTGAGGTAGGAAAAGAACGCCTGCGCCCCAAGCTTGATTGACTCCCAGTACCCCGAGAACACGGCAGGCACCTGACCCCAAGCCGCGGCAATGGCGTCCAGCGGGACCCAGTCGAACAGGCTGCGCAGTTTCTCCTTCACCGGCACGGTCAGTGCCATGAGCAGATCCCAGATGGCCGCAAACAAACCGACAATGGCCCCCCAGTTGTTCAGGATCATTCCGTAAGGCGTCCAGGCAAACCACGCCTTGAGGAAATCGAATCCCGCACTCACGACTGCTTTGACTTGATCAAAAATGGCCGAGAAAACGCCGCTGATCGGCGCCCAGTAACTGACGACCTTTTGCCAGAGCCCGGCGAAGAACGTCGAAATCGGTTCCCAGTTGGCAATGATCAAACCGGCCGCCAGGGCAATGCCCATGGCAACCAACATGATCGGATTGGTCTTGAGCACCATGCTCATCAGATCGAACACCTGAGTGGCGCCGGTCACGGCGGTTTGCATCGCAGAGAACGCAATGGCCCCTGCCGCCAGGCCTTCGACCAGTTTCGGGTTGTCGTTGAGCAGACTGCCGACACCGGTCAGCAACGGCTCAAGACCGACCACTACCGCTCCGACCGCCGGCAACAGCGCGGCATCCACGGCGGCGGAGACTTTTTCCATCGACGCGCTGAACACATTCAGGTTCTGCGTGGCGGTTTTCGGCGCAGCGGGCATGTCGACCGTTTTGGCCGTCTCACTGACCTCGGCCAATTTGCCCTGGAACGCAGCAGACGCCTTGATCCCGTCCACGAACGGCGTGATCACGCTGCCGCCCTTGAACAGACCGCTGATGTCCAGTTTGCCGAGGCCGGTCTGCTCCAGGTTTTTCTTGAAGCTTTCGACTTTTGCCCGCAGGGCGCCGAGTTTGGGTGACAGTTCGTCGATGCCCGTGAGCAGCACCGAGGTTTTCTCTTTCGTTTGTGTGTCTGCCATCACTGCACCTGCTGCATCGCATTGATCCGTTGCGCGTGCTCCAGCGATTCGCGGAGCACATCCAGTGGCCTGGCCATCATCTGTTCGGGGTCAACCTTCCAGAACCAGGCCAGGTCATAGGCGACTGCGATCAGGTCGGTGATGGCGCCGACGCCGCACTCATGAAAAAACTCGCGACGGCCCAACTCAGCGCGTTGAGGTCAGCCAGGTCCAGCTGGTTGACCGACGACGGCGGGATGCCGGCGCACACGGCGATGTATTTGGCCGCGACGTCCATGTCGAGGCTGACCTCTTCGCTCTTGTCGATCTTGTACGGCAGCGCCTTGATCGCCCGCACTTCCTGCACCGTCGGGCGGCGCAGGTTGAGTTCGGTCAAGGGCTCGCCGTGGGCTTCGATCGCAACTTGAAGCTTCACGGCGTTGCTCATTGCCAGGTCCCCTTGATGCCTTCGAATTTCAGTTCGATGGTGGCGTCATCGCCTTTGGATACCGGCTCTTCCACCAGGTAGGCGCCGGCCAGCACGTAGACTTTGCCGTTGCTGAATTCGCAGGTGACGGTCATGTCGGAGCCTGCGATCAGTTGCTTGAGCGGGAAGTCCGCGGTGTGCAGCGCCGTCACTTTGAACGACGGCGCGATGTCGGTTTCCTTGTAGAAACCCGGCACGACGGTTTCCCGTTTAACGGCCATCAAGGGCGCTTCGCAGCCGCCATTGATGGTCAATTGAGCGCCGTCCACTTTGACGTAGCAGGTGCCCGCAATCAGTTGACCCATGGTGTTTCTCCCTTCAAATAAAAAGCCCACGCGGGGTGGGCTGAATTCACACAGTCAAGCGCAGCGATCAGGCGGCGGCGTCGTACTGCAGACGGAACTGGTTAAGCAGCGCGAACACGCGCAGGCCATTGATGTAATCCGGCGGGAACAGCACGTTGACCCGGCTCGGGTCCTGAACATCGCGCTCGACGATCAGGTGTTCGGCGAACAGCTCGGCGTTTTCCACGTGGCCTTCCAGTTCGAGCTTGGCGTACTGGGCGATCAGCTCACCGCGAAGGGTGCTCGGGGTGACGATGGGCTGGCCGGCACCGAAACGGGTGCCGTCGGAGGCCAGTTTGTGGCGACCGTATTTGCTGGTGATCACGCTTTGCAGGCGACGCACGATGAACGCCGACTGGTGCATGGTTTCACTGTCCAGGTAGGAGTTGTCTGCCTGGCCATAGGCGTTCTTCTGATAGGTGGTGATCGAACGCTGAATGCGCACGTAGCCGCCTTCGTAGTACGCGGTGGCGATGCCGTAGTTGAGCAACGACTGACGCTCGGTCAGGGTGAAACGCTCGCTCGCCGGTGCCGGGTCGAGACCTGGCAGGCTGCCGCTTTGGGTCGGACGGCTGGCGTCGGCCGAGATAAACACCGAGGTGCGCGCGGCCAGTGCGGCGGCCTGCACCCAGAACGGCTGCGGGACGCCCGGTTCCAGCGCCTGGATGGTCATGTGCTGGTCGTTACGCGCTTGCCCTGCCGCCACCAGAGTACCGATGGTGCCGCGCTTGGCGCTGTAGACGTGACCGAACAATTGCTTGGCCCAGGACCACCGACCGGTGCTGTCATCCATGACGGCTTGCCAGGTGTTGAGGGTCGACAGATCCGACCACGGCATGCAGATGAACTCGAACGGTTCATCGCCCAGCGCCGCCACGGCGGCCACTTGATCCGGCACACCGGCGCCGCCGGTCATGGCGGTGATGGCCGAGGTCAGGCCCGCCGGGGTTTCTTCGCCGTTGCTCTTGCCCAGGCGATTGAATTGCAGGCTGATGTCGTTGCCGCTGTCGCCAGTCCATTTGGCGCTCAGGGTGACCACACCTTCGACTGCCGCAGCAGTGACAGGCAGATCGGCGCTGGCGTTGATTTTCAGTGCCAGGGCCGTGGCCGCTTGCGCCGCGGTGGCGCCGTTGACGATGGCCGCCTGAACACGAACGCCACCGACGTACAGGTTGAGCACGCCGCTTTGGGTCGCTGCACCCGTCAGGGTCAGCACGCCTTTGGCAATGCTGCCCTCAGTGTTGTGCAACGGCAGGCACCAGATCTCGCCGATCGGGTCGGTCTTGCGCCAGGTTTCGTACATCGAGGCGAGCATCGAGCCCTGGCCGCCAATGCTTTTGGCCAGCGCCACGCTGGACACCAGCACCAGTTTGCCGGTGTCGGCCGGCGCAATGTTGTCGTTGACCTGAGCGACGATCAGGCGGCGCATGGCCGACGACGCGCTATTGGCAGCCGAGTTGTCCATTTCGGCATAGAACAACGGAACACGAATGTCCGCGGGGATGTTACTGAATCCGATCGCCATTATTTGGCTCCCTGTGGTTTCGCCGCTTTCACGGCTTTGGTAGTGATATCGCCATCGGCCAGACGTCGACGCCACCAGGCGTTGTCCGGCACTTCACGGCCCTCGAGGGGCAACAGATCGCCCGCTTCCGGGTCCGGCACGGCACGGCCCGGGGCCGGCAGCACGGTGATGCGTTTGCTCATGGGTTTACGTCTCCAGAGAAAGTCAGTTCCAGGCGCCCGTCGGGGCCTGGGCGTTGCAGATTGGGGTCCGCCGGATCGATCGCATCGACCCGCACGGTGACCCCGGTAAAGGACGACAAGCCGTCCAGTTCACGCTCGTGCCAGCTTTCTGCCGGTTGACCCGGCAGATTGCGGCCGAGCTGGAATTCGGTAAAAAAGCGCAGGCGGTAGAGCACGCGGCTGCTGTTGATGGAAACCAGTTCGCCGCCGTCATAGGCGATGGCGTCGTAGCCATTGCCGGGCTTGAAACCCACCAGTGCGCGCCACAGTTCGGCACGTAAGTCATGCAGTAGATCCAGCGCGTTTGTGGCGTCCGTGGTGTCGAGCACCAGGGTCACTTCGAAGCGGTCACGGATCGGTTGCAGCATCAGGTTTTGCGCCACGCTCTTGCTCGCCAGATCGGCAATCGGCACCACATAGGCGCAAGGTGTTTGCAGCGGGGTGTTGGCTTGCAGCGTGGCGAGATCGATGCCAGCGGCCACGCGATTGGCCAGGGTTGGGCATTGCTCACGCAACTGCGTGAGGATCGGGGTGATCTTCATGGAGGTGCTCCAGACTCGAATGAAAGGTGCCGCAGGAACGTGTGGGAGCGAGCCTGCTCGCGATAGCGGCGGGTCTGGCGCCATCGATGTTGAATGAGCGGCCATCTTCGCGAGCAGGCTCGCTCTCACAGGGCTCTGCGCGTTGGCTACAGGTTTGGATCAGGCGACGGTGTCAGCGCCTGGATCGAGGCAAGTCGCCTCGATCATGCAGCGATAGCTGTTGGTGCGATCACCGTTGGCGGTGACTTTGTCGATCGACCAGCGACCACGCATAAAGTCCGGCCACGTGTCGTCCAGCACTACCAGCCCTTCAGCCGAGAAGTCAGGATTGCCCGGACAGCTGATTTTCACCTTGAGCTTTTCACGGCCCATTTTGCGCACTTCACCTTCGCCGACCGCCTGCGCTTCTTCCGCGCTTTGGCAGCTCTGGCGCACGGTCTTGAACGGCGCGAGCCCGGTTTCAACCACCTGCAGCAAACCGGCTGCGGCATCCCACCAACTGATCTTGCAGCCCTGGCTTTTGCCCCGGGCGGAGTCATCGAGGGTGGCGGTGATGAACCCATGATCGCCGGGGCGATTGTTGTGGGTGACCGACAGTTTCACGTCCGGCAAAACTTTGCCCGACAACGATTTGACCTGGCCTGGCCGAGCCAGCACATACAGCTCATTGACCGGTTTGGCGATGGCGCCGTACTTGGTCGCCAAACGTGTGATGAAGCCCATGTCGGTTTCATTCGACTGGTCGATGTGTTCGACCTTTTTCAGCGCCAATGCCGGGTCCACCCTCGGCGAAAAGCCGTGCCTGGCCGTCAGCTCGCGAAACAATGCACCGAGGGTAGTCGGGCCATGACTGGCCGAACGACGCTGCTGAAATCCGCTCTCGTCCGCTGCACTGAACGGTGCGGCGGTAGCCACCAGTGACACACGAAACGGGAACAGCGTCGGCGTGCGTCGAGTCACCAGAAACTGGCCTTTATCCACCAGCCCGGACTCCAGATAACCCACGCGCAAGCCGACTTTCCCGCCCAGGCTCGGCAGCCCTTCAAGGCCTTCCAGGTCGAGTAGCAGGGTCAGTTGATCGGACTCGATACCGGCGGCATCGATGTGCTCCCAACTGATCAGACGCTGATTGATCAGGGCCGCATTGGCCCCGTAAATTTCTACCGCAGGCGTGAACCCCAGTGCCATGTAACCTCCTCAATCCCACGCTGTTACCGGTGTGGTCGCTACGAGTCTGGATTCAAGT belongs to Pseudomonas sp. B21-015 and includes:
- a CDS encoding phage tail sheath subtilisin-like domain-containing protein, with protein sequence MAIGFSNIPADIRVPLFYAEMDNSAANSASSAMRRLIVAQVNDNIAPADTGKLVLVSSVALAKSIGGQGSMLASMYETWRKTDPIGEIWCLPLHNTEGSIAKGVLTLTGAATQSGVLNLYVGGVRVQAAIVNGATAAQAATALALKINASADLPVTAAAVEGVVTLSAKWTGDSGNDISLQFNRLGKSNGEETPAGLTSAITAMTGGAGVPDQVAAVAALGDEPFEFICMPWSDLSTLNTWQAVMDDSTGRWSWAKQLFGHVYSAKRGTIGTLVAAGQARNDQHMTIQALEPGVPQPFWVQAAALAARTSVFISADASRPTQSGSLPGLDPAPASERFTLTERQSLLNYGIATAYYEGGYVRIQRSITTYQKNAYGQADNSYLDSETMHQSAFIVRRLQSVITSKYGRHKLASDGTRFGAGQPIVTPSTLRGELIAQYAKLELEGHVENAELFAEHLIVERDVQDPSRVNVLFPPDYINGLRVFALLNQFRLQYDAAA
- a CDS encoding phage tail protein, whose product is MADTQTKEKTSVLLTGIDELSPKLGALRAKVESFKKNLEQTGLGKLDISGLFKGGSVITPFVDGIKASAAFQGKLAEVSETAKTVDMPAAPKTATQNLNVFSASMEKVSAAVDAALLPAVGAVVVGLEPLLTGVGSLLNDNPKLVEGLAAGAIAFSAMQTAVTGATQVFDLMSMVLKTNPIMLVAMGIALAAGLIIANWEPISTFFAGLWQKVVSYWAPISGVFSAIFDQVKAVVSAGFDFLKAWFAWTPYGMILNNWGAIVGLFAAIWDLLMALTVPVKEKLRSLFDWVPLDAIAAAWGQVPAVFSGYWESIKLGAQAFFSYLSGLFTWSPLDALSETWASVVQFFSEKAEQLRAILAPIQEMLGGSVGGFIAKITGKVEDFTEVQKKTNADGKGEFAPAAAFINAATEQPSNALATPGSLPLKSSMQPGSLTQNSNTLIQQSAANNRTQLEGGLTVRFENAPAGLRTDQPQTNQPGLSLNSRIGYRSLSMGGSNELA
- a CDS encoding phage tail assembly protein, which produces MSNAVKLQVAIEAHGEPLTELNLRRPTVQEVRAIKALPYKIDKSEEVSLDMDVAAKYIAVCAGIPPSSVNQLDLADLNALSWAVASFFMSAASAPSPT
- a CDS encoding DNA circularization protein, whose translation is MNWRDRLLPASFRGVGFWVDQAKTPVGKKGQLHEYPQRDLPFFEGLGQQAKTHDLTAFIVGPDCLEQRDKLLKALEAGSGELVHPWLGRLQVKVGECDMTHTRQDGGLVTFALKFYPDEPLPFPTATVSTQKVLLAKADTLLGSAVARFEQAMTLIKAARIGIANLRNSLTGVYDVIKEQLKPLIEQYRQITELVKAVKELPKEVAAEFKGLLGDIKSLKDFAKEGYRGVIADVSQQLEAIRKADAPKLTTGKDTTAAAQAMADLVQDTLLVKVAQWVASMPVASTPVKLVSRPSLDHQTLQPVTRQEVPVTDDLQLLQKELNEALQLALNKANPSHYQAINDVKQALNAHLKAVASSGVRLVSKSFQESLPAVVVAYRQFADATRVTEVTQRNGVAHPLFLPPNDVKVSGE
- a CDS encoding DUF2635 domain-containing protein → MSKRITVLPAPGRAVPDPEAGDLLPLEGREVPDNAWWRRRLADGDITTKAVKAAKPQGAK
- a CDS encoding phage late control D family protein, producing MALGFTPAVEIYGANAALINQRLISWEHIDAAGIESDQLTLLLDLEGLEGLPSLGGKVGLRVGYLESGLVDKGQFLVTRRTPTLFPFRVSLVATAAPFSAADESGFQQRRSASHGPTTLGALFRELTARHGFSPRVDPALALKKVEHIDQSNETDMGFITRLATKYGAIAKPVNELYVLARPGQVKSLSGKVLPDVKLSVTHNNRPGDHGFITATLDDSARGKSQGCKISWWDAAAGLLQVVETGLAPFKTVRQSCQSAEEAQAVGEGEVRKMGREKLKVKISCPGNPDFSAEGLVVLDDTWPDFMRGRWSIDKVTANGDRTNSYRCMIEATCLDPGADTVA
- a CDS encoding phage tail tube protein, giving the protein MGQLIAGTCYVKVDGAQLTINGGCEAPLMAVKRETVVPGFYKETDIAPSFKVTALHTADFPLKQLIAGSDMTVTCEFSNGKVYVLAGAYLVEEPVSKGDDATIELKFEGIKGTWQ